The segment GGAATAGGGACTGTTTGAGAGCTCGGCCCATGGCTTGGCTCTGCCTGAAATCCCGCAGGAGTGACTGTGAAAAGGGACGGATGTTCAAGTCTCACTTGTCACTTGTAGAAACACTGAGATAAAAGGTTTCTGTTCAGGAAATGTTGTGAATGGGGAGTTATTCCCGCCGGGTAAAGATTGAAAGCGACAGCAAAATGAACCACAGTGAATGGAGGAAATTAAAACAGCGCTTGTGTTTTAAGACGGAAAGAGCTGAATCAAACAAGATTAAGAGAACGGATTTTAAATCTCTGACTGAGGACGgcatttattttaaacaaaaccaaaaattgctggaaaaactcagtaggtctgagagcgtctgtggagagacggacagagttaacgttttgagtccgtatgactcttcttcagaacaattATGATTTTAAAACGCTCCCATTTTACAGCTCTACTTCCCTACATGCCAATTGGCGGGCTTTTTGAAATGGAGAAAGTCACTGGTCTGACCGCCCTCTTCTGTTTCCCAGTTCTAAGAATGGGGGGAAATATATACAAATTAGGTGTATCAAAGAGCGACCAATCAGAGCAGTTCTCTGTcgataaaaaaaaaggaaatgctGTCCATCAGCCGAGGCCCAACACCAAATCTTAAACAGAATAGTCATATTCACCAACATGTGTACAGATGAGCTGGGTTCAAGTAACTGTTGGGCTCTAGTCAGTCTTAACAGCAATTTTGGATCATATTAATTGTGCTAATGCCCTTTGGTTGTCAAACCTGTTAGCTAACCTATTTAATCCCTGCAAAAGtctggcactggaaatgttctgaACAGTACCGGACGGCGGGAAAGCTCGAGCCAAGGTCAAGTCCAGGTCATCCCGTGCCGGTCTGCAGTTCCCTGTGGGCCGTGTTCATAGGCTCCTGGGAAAGAAGAACTATGCTGAGCCTGTGGGTGCCGGAGGCCCTGTCAATCTGGCTGCAGTGCTCGAGTATCTGACGGCTGAAACCTTCGGGCTGGCCGGTAACGCGGCCCCAGGAGGCCAGATAGAGCCGCATCATCTCCGGAGACAGGCAACTGCCCGTCCGCAAACATCCGGAACTCAGCAAGCTGCTGGGAAGTGTCAGCATCGCTCGGGGAGAGGGGCTGCCTAATATCCAGACCGGGCTGCTGCCCGGGAAAAGCAGCGCTGGGACGCCTAAGAGCAAGTGAAGTAGAGAAACTTTCATCTGAAAAAGCCAAAATGCTCTTTTCAGAGCCATCCAGAGTCTGTGTGAAGGAGCCGGTTACTGTCTGAAAAGATTCACTCATTTCATGGTACCAGTGCTGAGAGGAGTAGAATGAACGGAGAAACACAGTCCGATATTTGAGACCGTGACAAGATCTATTGTATTTACGGACAGTCCTTACTGTCCTGATTCATCATTATAACTGAGAGATTAACCTGGTTCCATATGTGAGATTCAGCTGTTAGCTCCTCATCCGATTCTAGGTGAATTTGATAATTTGACACAAAAAGCCTGAAATATACCCATTGAATACGATAAGAGAAAGGTGCAGTGCGGCCTCCAAGAGATCAGAAACATTGTTCAATTCTCTAGAGTAATTGAATTAAAGTGTCCTGTATAACCAGTGTTAAAGTCAGAAAATTTTGCGAACATCCGCATATTAGGTCACGTTTGATCCCTATTTTTTCCAGTAAACTGGTTTCAAACCCATTCACTGACTGGGCGAATATCACTTCATACAAACCCCAGTCCCTTAATTCCATTTTCCCGCATTTGTTTCCTTACACCTTCTGCTCACAATATTTCTCCATCTAAAAGTAGTGTTTGAAAAACAACAATTCTATACAAATCAGCAACAGTTTACATTATTCTAAGAAAACCTGTGATCTGGGGCCTGGCAGTTACCAGAGATGGTGTTTCTGAATTCTAGGTCAGGTATCAGACTCAAACTccattaattaaaaatctgctgCATTACAGGAATCAGACACATATCACTGGTTACAGATTTGTCATCCTCATCATGCgttggccaacatgtgactccaggcacaaagatcttaactgccccctgaaatggcccagcaatgcACTGGATATTATTAAAAGCACTGAGTTGAACAGACCACTTAGGGGTTGGGGAAATGCTGATCTCAGCAGTGAAGGATCACAGCTCTTCCCTTTGTCCATTTGTTGACTCTGAAAAGAGCCATTATTGCCTTGGTGCTGAAGCCGGGTTTTTGCCTCGCTCTCCGCGGATACGGTGGCCAGCTCGGTGTCCTTGGGCATGATAGTAACTCACCTGGATGTTGCACAGTTTGAAGTCTTCAATGAGCCCAACCCCTGGTCATTCTCGTTGGCCTCCCGCAGGTCTCTGACGGCCGATCCGTGGAAGCGCAGTTCTGCCTTGAAGTCCTGAGAGATCTCCCGCACCAGGCGATGCAAGGGCAATTTGCGGATGAGCAGCTCGATGGATTTCTGGTAGCGTAGGATCTCCCTCAGAACCACATTGCCAGCTGTGTAGCGATGAGGCTTCTTCAATCGGCCCGTGGCTGGAGCACCCTTTCGACTGGGCCGCATTAGGAGCCAGATGCCTGCGAGGTGCTTTCCCCCTGGCCGATTTGTCTACTTGGTCCTGGCCTGAATACTATTTTTGAAATTgagaaatatactttattcataaaatatctaaaagaacatAAATAAAATTCTAAATCTCCATCACAAAacgtgcaatcagattcaacagTTACACATCGGTCACAACGTGCTTTAATACAATTAATGAATATTACCCTCATTTCAGCATGGCCATTATAGACAATCAGGCAGTGCAATGCTATTGCAGTTTTCAACATACATCATTTTGaatctgaggtgcttcaatacaattggaatacaattagtattcaatgcatgcATTTATTGTGAGCCCTCTAGCCCGCGGGATCCATATCTTTCCCAGTCCCTCAGTGAGAACAGTTTTTAAAACTATATATATACTTTATTATTAAAATTTCCGaaagaactttaaaaaaataCTCCTAAATCGCCATCACAGAAAGTTCAGTCAGTTTCAATTTACACATGCATCACGTGGTATTTCAATACAATCAATAATTATTACACTcttttcaatatggtcattacagacagacaggcagtgcAATGGttttggagttatcaacatacatttTCTGAAGAGTTGTCAGCACAATCTGTAACACAGCAACTGTTAATACAGAGTCTGCTGCACGCCCGCCGTttaatactgtcagggcccatccCGAGAAGGAATTGGTTGGAACCAGGTAGGTTTAAACCAAACTCTGACCATGATGTGAGACACGGGAAACAAGAGGCCGCCATTGGCTGATCTTTAATCAGACAATTTTCAAAGCTGCAGGAACCAAGTGTTTCAATAAAATgcaatttgcttttattttgtatttAACATAACCATCCCGAGAAAGTTTTAACAAGACGGTGACAAATCGCCTTCATTCACAGCTTTCTGAATTCAATTGAAAGCAGATCTATTCTGCTCCAACTGCCCATCCCCACTTTAATCAACAGCttgaaacccatcacatttctatctctccctggttccgaagaagagtcatattggcctCGAAAAGTTAACactatttttttttcctctccacagaagctgccaaagctgctaagcttttccagtactttcttttttttaaaacgcAATAATTCCATTCGGATTTCACACTGCAGTTCATGGAAAATCACAGTTATTATGAATAAGTCTCAAATGTgagtaaaattttaaataaagctGGAACATATTTTTATTTGAATTGCACCCGTGTACTTTTGAAAGTGAAAatatatttagatgagcacttgaaacgccattgCTTACAGGGCTATTTTAAGTGGGCGTTTCGCCGGGCTAATTGCTGGAAAGTAGAAGTAGAATAGAGATGTACTTAATGGCTGGCAAGGGTACGAAATGATATTTCTGCACTGTTTAACTCTGAAGTGCAACTTTCGATTGACTGGCTTGAAGTTGAAAGGTTGCAATGGCTGGGGATTGTACCCAGATCAAATGCTTAGGAAGCAGCCATgcttaccactacaccaccatcgcTGACTGCAACATGACCGGCAGAGTATCACTCTGGAATTTGGTACTGAACCGGTCCCTATTGGATCCTGTTTTTACTTCAACCATTGGCAACAAATTTGTAATGCACACAGCACCCAAGAAGAGAGTTAGCTGAAACCAACAATATTTGATGAGATTTAGATGGACTTTCCTAAAGTTCACATCAGCCATTAAGTAGAGTTAAACCATAATTCGAATTATAGTTCACAAGATTCAGCACTAATTCATTTACTTCCCCATTTCCCATTCTGTAACTTTTATGCAGACAGGCCAAGATTCACAGGCATATTAGGGAGCAGAAGATACACATTCTGTATGGACCTCTAGGTTCAATGAATAAAAACACATGTTCCATCGTAAAGCACGTTTCCACATGGCTTACATTCCAGGAGCAAAACGTTCAAAAGTAAGGAAATTATGAAGCACCTGTGTGAAACACTGTTTGGACCTCAGCTGCGGAATGGCGCTcggtgtcaagaagatataataattcgcATAATCTCACTAGAATttgttgtaaaatagagtaaCCGTGGGATGTGTATATGTATCTGcatatgtctgagtgtgtgtgtgtgatttaattgactTAGaggcagctagcctgggtgctttgatgtgagAAGAGTGGTTATGTTTGAAATGTAAGTTAGATACACATGCAGAAGTTTTGAAACATAGGCCTCAAGGGGGCACTTGCATTTTGGAATAAACCATTCCAGATTGTTTTCAAAGAGGGATGGGTGGtgttgggcgggggtgggggcggggaggcggtgggtggggtgttgggggtggggggggggtgttgtgggggagtgggggtggtggcggtggtgacaTGTGCCACCTATTGCATTGAAGTTTAGAAGCACTGTTTATCTTTCCCCAAAGATTATTGATAAATCTTAGTGCTATGAGAAGAGTTTTCTTATCTTGGAGATAAAGCCTAAAACGTAGTGAATCAGTgtacatttgcatttatatgcgAAAAATATGCGTAAAGAATGAAAAAGGTCTGTgtataagggaaggcattttcaagatcttacaagtgtgtgaaaatGACATCAGCATGTATGCCTCAAGCTACTGTCTTCAAAgggctgaagttaagaaaatcATTCGGAAGTTGACTTGCTGAAGGTACAAGGTTCCTTTGCCTTGCTCTTTTACAATCTatctgtcttactgttgcctttatGAATGTGTAACCTGGAGTTAGGTTGAGTAGGGATTTGGAGGTTATCATAgtataatttgtagatctatgcatgCATTTATACCTTCTTCCATTTCttccattaataaatgtttaatccaaTTTGTAAAAGTGTATAAAAATGTAAGGTCTTGTTAGGACTGAATTCAGGACTCGCATTCACAATTTATACAATTTGTAGAAAaatttgtggcagttgtttcaaatttctcaTTTGGGATTAAACAACTCAGCAATCACCATCGGCTGTGCAATAACATAGCTGGGAGCCCTTTGCGGGATATGCTTGATGTTCCTTGATTTTTTGGTGAATCTTAAAGTTACGAATATGAGAAgcgctttgaattcaggagttggggtGAGGTATTTTGTAGTGGTGAGattgcaatatggctttggcagttgttGAGACTTgcttgggagttgaagttatgactttggctggtttacaaaaagtaAGTAAAGTCAAGTCACTGGCATTGGCAGCCAGATTACAATTTGGATTAAAAGCAGTGGGTAAGAGAGCAGATATGATTGAAGGCCTAGCACAGCATTAAGAATTCCAAGTTATACCTGACACTAGAGAATTCTTAACTAAGCAAACTTGCCAACTCCACTTCCACtataaggcaacagtccaaaatagattaaaACAGCAAAATCAAACCAAACACGGTTACCACAACAACAACTCGATAGTGGATTTCCAAAAGCTTTTCACCCAACTTTTcttttactggacacagcagacttctgctaaAGCGGCTGGATGCTTTTACCCAAGGACTGCTTCACACGGTGTACCTTTCAATCTCACACGGCCACACCCCATATATAGTCTTTCATGCCTCTTTatatgtgtttttctctctctttaatctgtaaatttcattgctctttggaaatttacttttaccataatataaaaataaatatctttcACGTAGTCAATATTGCCTCTATCGTTTCGGAAAAAAAAACAAACGTAATATCCTTGCCCTCTTTATTTGTATACaccctaccatccctttgaaacccaaccACCTTTCCACTTCGTCAAAAATGCAATTTTCCTTCCCACTCTACACGCTGCCCTCGTCCAAATTTCCACCAGCATTTCTGCTTATTTTTACATCGAAATTATTTTGATAATTTCATCCTTGCAGCCTACCTGGTCGGAATTCAATTAATGTAGTCACACACAGAACCATACACAAACATATAAGCTTAAGATAACCTGGAAAATATTATTGTTTCATGATAAATTAatgcatttttatttcaaatacgGAAGCCAGATCTACACACAGAATTCCAGACCTGATCTGCCCAAactcctgtacagctgcaggaaAACTtcattacttttatattcaaatcTCCctcaataaatgccaacatcctCTTTCCCTTCGGCATCACTTGCTGATGatcaaacaatttttttttagtgATTCATGTACTTGGACACCCAGATTCCCCTTTGCAAATATGGTCAACTGAATGAAATTATGCCCGTTCGCTTGGAACCAGGGAATAagggccacagtttaaaacaaaagacAGGTTTCGAcgttgaaattaggaaacattccCACACACCAAGGATGCTGGAAGCTCAGAGGTCCCTTCGGTGCATGGCAATTGGTAGTTTCATTTTAAGCCTGTGATCGATATTGTTTTATTACACAAATCTGCTGATGCACGACTAAGGCTGTATTTTATAACCCGCGTCCTTACTTTCATTCCCCTCCAT is part of the Carcharodon carcharias isolate sCarCar2 chromosome 18, sCarCar2.pri, whole genome shotgun sequence genome and harbors:
- the LOC121290726 gene encoding histone H3, embryonic-like translates to MRPSRKGAPATGRLKKPHRYTAGNVVLREILRYQKSIELLIRKLPLHRLVREISQDFKAELRFHGSAVRDLREANENDQGLGSLKTSNCATSR